One genomic segment of Chitinibacter sp. FCG-7 includes these proteins:
- a CDS encoding cytochrome c biogenesis protein ResB, translating into MTQNTRHTSFSRALFELLSSMRFAISLLTILAIASIIGTVLKQNEPYVNYRVEFGDFWFSIFQPLGLFDVYHSSWFLLILAFLVLSTSLCIWRHFPGVVRDIKGYREKASANSLRLMGHHAETNIALAPQTVTEHLTQHGYRFKTRQDGDVTLIAGKKGSWQKLGYLFAHAAIVVICIGGLMDGNLPLKLLETSGQKTPETRDIPQSQIPPSARLDSNNLSFRGNVTLSEGGSASVVFLNAGQGYFVQELPFVLQLKKFHIEHYSTGMPKLFASDVDVLDLHSGKIIQSGTVKVNHPLIVDGIAIYQASFGDGGSGLEFVQWDLNSGKTQPLKTRSQTTQALNLGQAQYQLEVGDLRPFNIEDLGKAQTATSTMAVDQLQQAMASAQSVRSDKNLRNLGPMIQFKLRDDTGQAVEYQNYMAPFFENDASYFMTGIRREVSAPFSFVRIPFDNDMKLDTFMRLRRAILDPNLHAEIARRTAAKAQAGGGVSAESQAQFADVTRNVLTQFASGGLPAIDRFIAEKVPADKRTAVAQTYLKILQGAMIDAMDVAQEQAGLPAVPVNEAQYRFLMDSLVASSQLFDYGAPTLLQLSGFDEVKASGFQLTRSPGKNVVYLGSLLLILGVFCMFYIRENRVWVRLSPQGTLLAMSSNRKTPELEKEFSMHRDALINNTKE; encoded by the coding sequence ATGACTCAAAATACCCGCCATACCTCTTTTTCGCGTGCATTGTTTGAACTACTGTCATCCATGCGCTTTGCCATCAGCTTGCTGACCATTCTGGCAATTGCATCGATTATCGGCACGGTACTCAAGCAGAACGAGCCCTATGTTAATTACCGCGTCGAGTTTGGCGATTTCTGGTTTAGCATTTTTCAGCCACTTGGCTTGTTTGATGTTTACCATTCAAGCTGGTTTTTGCTGATTCTGGCGTTTCTGGTTTTATCGACCAGCTTGTGCATCTGGCGTCATTTCCCCGGCGTTGTACGAGACATCAAAGGCTATCGCGAAAAAGCCAGCGCCAATTCTCTGCGCCTGATGGGTCATCACGCAGAAACCAACATCGCGCTCGCCCCACAAACTGTGACCGAGCACCTTACCCAGCACGGCTACCGCTTCAAAACCCGGCAAGACGGTGACGTTACATTGATTGCGGGCAAAAAAGGCAGCTGGCAAAAGCTGGGCTACCTGTTTGCCCACGCGGCCATTGTGGTCATCTGTATTGGTGGTTTGATGGATGGCAATTTGCCGCTCAAGCTCCTGGAAACCAGCGGCCAGAAAACGCCGGAAACCCGTGATATACCGCAAAGCCAGATCCCACCCAGTGCGCGCCTAGATAGCAATAATCTGTCTTTCCGTGGCAATGTCACACTCTCGGAAGGTGGCTCGGCCTCGGTGGTGTTTCTGAATGCCGGGCAAGGCTATTTTGTGCAGGAGCTGCCATTTGTCCTCCAGCTCAAGAAATTCCACATCGAGCACTACTCAACCGGCATGCCCAAGCTGTTTGCCAGCGATGTAGACGTACTGGATTTGCACAGCGGCAAAATCATTCAAAGCGGCACCGTCAAAGTAAACCATCCACTCATTGTCGATGGCATCGCGATTTATCAGGCCAGCTTTGGCGATGGCGGCTCCGGCCTCGAATTTGTGCAGTGGGATCTGAACAGCGGCAAAACCCAGCCACTAAAAACGCGCTCGCAAACCACGCAGGCACTCAATCTGGGTCAGGCGCAATATCAGCTGGAAGTGGGCGATTTGCGCCCATTCAATATTGAAGATCTGGGCAAAGCGCAGACCGCCACCTCAACAATGGCCGTAGATCAGTTGCAGCAGGCGATGGCCAGCGCACAATCAGTGCGCAGCGATAAAAACCTGCGCAACCTAGGGCCGATGATCCAATTCAAACTGCGTGACGATACCGGTCAGGCGGTGGAATACCAGAACTATATGGCGCCTTTCTTTGAAAATGACGCAAGCTACTTTATGACAGGTATACGCCGGGAAGTCTCTGCTCCATTTAGCTTCGTGCGTATACCCTTTGATAACGACATGAAGCTTGATACCTTCATGCGCTTGCGCCGCGCCATTCTGGACCCGAACCTGCATGCCGAGATTGCGCGCCGTACCGCCGCCAAAGCGCAGGCCGGCGGCGGCGTTTCGGCGGAAAGCCAGGCTCAGTTTGCCGATGTCACCCGTAATGTCCTGACCCAGTTTGCCAGCGGCGGTCTGCCAGCCATTGATCGCTTTATCGCCGAAAAAGTCCCCGCAGACAAACGCACTGCCGTGGCGCAGACTTACCTGAAAATCCTGCAAGGCGCGATGATTGACGCCATGGATGTAGCCCAAGAGCAGGCTGGGTTGCCAGCGGTTCCAGTCAACGAAGCCCAATACCGGTTTCTGATGGACAGCCTGGTGGCCAGCAGCCAGCTGTTTGACTACGGTGCCCCTACCCTGCTGCAATTGAGCGGGTTTGACGAAGTGAAAGCCAGCGGCTTCCAGCTCACACGTTCGCCAGGGAAAAACGTCGTTTATCTGGGCTCATTGCTACTGATTCTGGGCGTGTTCTGCATGTTCTATATCCGTGAGAACCGGGTCTGGGTTCGTCTCAGCCCACAGGGCACCTTACTGGCGATGAGCAGCAACCGTAAAACGCCAGAGCTGGAAAAAGAATTCTCAATGCATCGCGATGCCTTGATCAACAACACCAAAGAGTAA